The proteins below are encoded in one region of Festucalex cinctus isolate MCC-2025b chromosome 2, RoL_Fcin_1.0, whole genome shotgun sequence:
- the tmdd1 gene encoding transmembrane and death domain protein 1 isoform X4 produces MQVWKCCFLLLFARTLALEEDEEDDHDEHEADTVAEDVGAHQLERLVELLSPTECEDLLDTLSQTEEELITRLENQDSDKKSIVKRHASLEETEGKCRKDLTDWFQKNGAKIYYDRLTRSLRRINRADIAIELGKNVNQDKLLNLKRYAEGYHDYIKSLNIEEAEPETDQTKRQKRGWNGGTAV; encoded by the exons ATGCAAGTCTGGAAATGTTGTTTCTTGCTCCTTTTTGCTCGAACTTTGGCActtgaggaggatgaggaggatgatCATGACGAGCACGAGGCCGACACCG TGGCTGAAGACGTTGGTGCCCATCAGCTGGAGCGACTGGTGGAGCTACTGTCGCCTACAGAGTGTGAGGACCTCCTGGATACCCTGTCTCAAACTGAGGAGGAACTCATAACTCGTCTTGAAAACCAGGATTCAGACAAAAAGTCTATTGTCAAGAGACACGCTTCTCTCGAAG AAACTGAGGGTAAGTGTCGTAAGGACCTGACAGACTGGTTTCAGAAAAACGGTGCAAAGATCTACTACGACCGACTCACTCGGTCCTTGCGCCGCATCAATAGAGCAGACATCGCCATCG AGCTTGGCAAGAACGTCAACCAGGATAAACTTTTAAACCTGAAACGGTATGCCGAAGGCTATCATGACTATATCAAGTCCCTAAACATCGAAGAGGCCGAGCCGGAAACAGACCAAACTAAAAGACAGAAAAGAG
- the tmdd1 gene encoding transmembrane and death domain protein 1 isoform X5, producing the protein MQVWKCCFLLLFARTLALEEDEEDDHDEHEADTVAEDVGAHQLERLVELLSPTECEDLLDTLSQTEEELITRLENQDSDKKSIVKRHASLEETEGKCRKDLTDWFQKNGAKIYYDRLTRSLRRINRADIAIELGKNVNQDKLLNLKRYAEGYHDYIKSLNIEEAEPETDQTKRQKRALNQVA; encoded by the exons ATGCAAGTCTGGAAATGTTGTTTCTTGCTCCTTTTTGCTCGAACTTTGGCActtgaggaggatgaggaggatgatCATGACGAGCACGAGGCCGACACCG TGGCTGAAGACGTTGGTGCCCATCAGCTGGAGCGACTGGTGGAGCTACTGTCGCCTACAGAGTGTGAGGACCTCCTGGATACCCTGTCTCAAACTGAGGAGGAACTCATAACTCGTCTTGAAAACCAGGATTCAGACAAAAAGTCTATTGTCAAGAGACACGCTTCTCTCGAAG AAACTGAGGGTAAGTGTCGTAAGGACCTGACAGACTGGTTTCAGAAAAACGGTGCAAAGATCTACTACGACCGACTCACTCGGTCCTTGCGCCGCATCAATAGAGCAGACATCGCCATCG AGCTTGGCAAGAACGTCAACCAGGATAAACTTTTAAACCTGAAACGGTATGCCGAAGGCTATCATGACTATATCAAGTCCCTAAACATCGAAGAGGCCGAGCCGGAAACAGACCAAACTAAAAGACAGAAAAGAG